Proteins co-encoded in one Psychromonas sp. L1A2 genomic window:
- a CDS encoding ABC transporter permease yields the protein MSDKSWLSEIPQLDRHQLLDFRKTLDGAYRSFSREYGDSIESFFDPLLSFLIWFEKLLLATPWWLVIAVLAVFAYAISRSWKLTVGVVLAFFLIGFLGMWENTMRTMSIITVSTMLAIILGVPIGVSMARSNRVQSIVTPILDVMQTMPAFVYLIPVVMLLGIGKIPGVIAVIIYAIPPVIRLTNLGIRLVDKEVLEAATAYGASSMQRLFGVQIPLAMPNIMAGINQTIMMALSMVVIASMIGVKGLGQPVLKAITNQYFTLGLLNGLAIVAIAIIFDRLSQSYAKRTLQDFGGH from the coding sequence ATGTCAGACAAATCATGGTTGTCGGAAATTCCGCAACTTGATCGCCACCAATTATTAGACTTTAGAAAAACACTAGATGGTGCCTACCGCAGCTTCTCTCGAGAGTACGGAGACAGCATCGAATCTTTCTTTGATCCTCTTCTTAGCTTTCTTATCTGGTTCGAAAAATTATTATTAGCGACACCTTGGTGGTTAGTGATCGCTGTATTAGCGGTTTTTGCTTACGCGATTAGCCGTTCTTGGAAGTTAACAGTCGGTGTTGTGCTTGCCTTTTTCTTGATTGGTTTCTTAGGTATGTGGGAAAATACCATGCGTACCATGAGTATTATTACCGTCTCGACCATGCTCGCCATTATATTAGGTGTCCCTATTGGCGTTTCAATGGCACGTTCGAATCGCGTTCAATCCATCGTTACACCGATTCTCGATGTCATGCAAACCATGCCTGCCTTTGTGTATTTAATACCCGTAGTTATGTTATTAGGTATTGGTAAAATACCAGGCGTCATTGCCGTGATTATCTATGCAATTCCGCCTGTTATTCGCTTAACGAATTTGGGTATCCGACTTGTAGACAAAGAAGTATTAGAAGCCGCTACAGCGTACGGTGCAAGCTCAATGCAGCGACTATTTGGTGTTCAAATTCCTTTAGCGATGCCTAATATTATGGCGGGTATTAACCAAACTATTATGATGGCACTTTCAATGGTGGTTATCGCATCAATGATTGGTGTGAAAGGCTTAGGTCAGCCGGTATTAAAAGCAATTACAAATCAATATTTCACACTGGGTTTATTAAATGGTCTGGCAATTGTGGCCATCGCTATTATTTTTGACCGTCTATCTCAAAGTTACGCGAAACGTACACTGCAAGATTTTGGAGGTCACTAA
- a CDS encoding quaternary amine ABC transporter ATP-binding protein, whose product MSNKDNKQPLIRIKKLYKVFGKNEKKVLEQVIAGKSKETILAETGHTVGLSDINLDIYPGEIFVIMGLSGSGKSTLIRHFNRLIEPTSGEIEIAGSDVMKLDSKELQEFRRQKMAMVFQRFGLMPHRTVLQNITYGLQVQGISKKEREVRGREWLETVGLDGYANQYPSQLSGGQQQRVGLARALCTDADILLMDEAFSALDPLIRSEMQDQLIELQDKLHKTIVFITHDLDEALRIGDKIAILRDGILVQQGEPVDILLNPVDDYVEAFVKDVNRARALTVETVMQPQICRISSDTIGEALIQMRQSKQDYGYVVNDEGYRGVITQETLENVEESDHSNSINSSLLEDVPSVQSDALLESVIPEMLDNIHELPVLNAEGEVKGYLSRSTLADILSDQPSSGNGMVVNANSDNELAEKEIKLEKS is encoded by the coding sequence ATGAGTAACAAAGACAATAAACAACCTTTAATACGTATTAAAAAGCTATATAAAGTATTTGGCAAAAATGAGAAAAAGGTACTTGAGCAAGTTATCGCTGGGAAATCAAAGGAGACTATTTTAGCAGAGACTGGCCATACAGTTGGCTTGTCTGATATTAATTTAGATATTTATCCTGGTGAAATTTTCGTGATAATGGGGCTGTCTGGTTCAGGTAAATCGACACTTATTCGTCACTTTAATCGCTTAATTGAACCGACTTCTGGCGAAATTGAAATCGCTGGTAGCGATGTAATGAAGTTAGACAGTAAAGAACTACAAGAATTTCGTCGTCAGAAAATGGCGATGGTATTTCAACGTTTTGGTTTAATGCCACATCGTACTGTTTTACAAAATATTACTTATGGTTTGCAAGTGCAGGGCATTAGTAAAAAAGAACGAGAAGTACGTGGAAGAGAATGGTTAGAAACGGTTGGACTTGATGGTTATGCAAATCAATACCCATCACAACTTTCTGGTGGTCAACAACAACGTGTCGGATTAGCGCGTGCTTTATGTACTGATGCCGATATCCTATTAATGGATGAAGCCTTTTCTGCGTTAGACCCTCTGATACGTAGTGAGATGCAAGATCAGTTAATTGAACTACAAGATAAGCTGCACAAAACCATTGTCTTTATTACACATGACCTTGATGAAGCGTTACGTATCGGTGATAAAATTGCGATCCTTCGTGATGGTATTTTGGTACAGCAGGGCGAACCTGTCGATATCTTGCTAAACCCAGTTGATGATTATGTTGAAGCCTTTGTAAAAGACGTTAACAGAGCGCGTGCATTAACAGTTGAAACAGTTATGCAACCACAAATTTGTCGCATCTCTAGTGACACTATTGGTGAAGCCTTAATTCAAATGCGACAATCTAAACAAGATTACGGCTATGTTGTGAATGATGAAGGGTATCGCGGTGTTATCACACAGGAAACATTGGAAAATGTGGAAGAGAGCGATCATAGTAATAGTATTAATTCATCGTTACTTGAAGATGTTCCATCAGTTCAAAGTGATGCTTTATTAGAAAGTGTTATCCCTGAAATGTTAGATAATATACATGAGCTACCTGTATTAAACGCAGAAGGTGAAGTGAAAGGTTATTTATCACGTTCAACACTTGCTGATATCTTAAGCGACCAGCCCAGTTCAGGTAATGGGATGGTAGTTAATGCTAATTCAGATAATGAACTCGCAGAAAAAGAAATAAAGTTAGAGAAAAGCTAA
- a CDS encoding crotonase/enoyl-CoA hydratase family protein, giving the protein MNNFARVTKLDVVVEQEKKSNIQYSQLTTHYDEKYKAGWYYMHAQPRPCFTSTLLDELNDYACNIKTEMKNSNNDKYDYLILASKVENVFNLGGDLAVFLQFIKAADRDALLTYAIKCINVLYHNITHLDCELTTIALVQGDALGGGFEGALSSNILIAERGTKLGLPEVLFNLFPGMGAYSLLTRKVGASKAEEIILSGKLYSAEELYDLGVVDILAEKGEGEMEVYRYINISNRKANSYQAMRKVKDICNPIPYEELLSITNVWVEAALKLTNKDLRMMEKLVLRQTAKNI; this is encoded by the coding sequence ATGAATAATTTTGCTAGAGTTACTAAATTAGATGTTGTTGTAGAACAAGAAAAAAAATCTAATATTCAATACTCACAACTAACTACTCACTATGACGAAAAATATAAAGCAGGTTGGTATTATATGCATGCACAACCTCGTCCTTGCTTTACCTCTACTTTACTAGATGAACTAAATGATTATGCTTGTAACATTAAAACTGAGATGAAAAATAGTAACAATGATAAATATGATTATTTGATATTAGCTTCTAAGGTTGAAAATGTTTTTAATTTAGGGGGGGATCTAGCTGTTTTTTTACAGTTTATTAAAGCAGCAGATCGTGACGCATTACTTACTTACGCAATTAAGTGTATTAATGTTTTGTACCATAATATTACCCATCTTGATTGTGAACTTACTACTATTGCATTAGTACAGGGGGATGCATTAGGAGGTGGGTTTGAAGGTGCTTTATCAAGTAACATATTAATTGCGGAAAGAGGGACTAAATTAGGACTTCCTGAAGTATTATTTAATTTGTTCCCAGGAATGGGAGCTTATTCATTATTGACTCGTAAAGTAGGAGCATCAAAAGCAGAAGAGATAATTTTAAGTGGTAAATTGTACTCTGCTGAAGAGTTATATGATTTAGGTGTCGTTGATATTTTAGCTGAAAAAGGAGAGGGAGAAATGGAGGTTTACAGGTATATTAATATTTCAAACCGTAAAGCTAACAGTTATCAGGCGATGAGAAAAGTAAAAGATATTTGTAATCCAATTCCTTATGAGGAGTTGTTAAGTATAACAAATGTTTGGGTTGAAGCAGCGTTGAAACTTACTAATAAAGATCTTCGTATGATGGAAAAATTAGTGTTACGTCAAACAGCTAAAAATATCTAA
- a CDS encoding ATP-binding protein — translation MNIFLEKLRIAKSCIKKNNDPEAEQALVRVFIGLSLIIYFCIPWGFEENFIVLINSKISIIILTGTIFAVLILAAIIIWPQISISRRIVGILLDLVALSLLMETAADEAVYLFVFYLWVILGNGFRYGVNYLYVSLIVGFTGFLIAINYGEYWQQNIPIAISLLLIITLIPLYSIFLINKLYAAINMAEKANQAKSRFLANMSHELRTPLNGVLGLGDLLRETELEQEQRNLVNTMQGSAKILLGLIEKVLDISKIEAGKIVIAQEPLDLHSVINSVMATQKVIAKTKSLNITSNINSNVPFLLKGDQQYLRQILVNLIGNAIKFTDHGSINLNIYEISQKENSTLLRFEIKDTGIGIEKNLLFSVFDDFTQVGIATTRHIGGSGLGTTISKELVELMGGNIGVESELGQGSTFWFELPFTIQPNPLIDISQNCLLILATENTKKAIQPFLNTWSLTADFILSEEHAIAMLKKDLSKNLAYKTMMIDNLSFSELKLQSFVKRLKSEELLNDLSLILLNPKPMGLEDNNKIECFFSSIIEDLKDKRALFNALHQPKNLEENNAKIISLSEFYTAQTGSKHLNILIAEDNKVNQQVLSGILRRAGHSVIITNDGEQALDVLVKDFDQIDLLIVDKNMPKRSGDEVIQALRFIDTTHSLPIIMLTADATTEAKELGVTLGIDQFLTKPVDSHDLLEKIAVISKSIDKKISNKSPLSSKNKFSTFSIDITEVNNPWCNGEIINALYSLDNDIQFIEKLIEAFIKDGDKHIKLLNETVSNDYLQFRESLHALKGAASELGADKLSEICSKGETYKPYDIGTNKLTFLLKDIENTYSKTVETLHKILNKASTGKN, via the coding sequence ATGAACATATTTCTAGAAAAGCTGAGAATAGCTAAAAGTTGCATAAAAAAAAATAATGACCCAGAAGCTGAACAAGCATTAGTACGTGTATTTATAGGGCTATCATTAATTATTTATTTCTGTATTCCTTGGGGTTTTGAAGAAAACTTCATTGTCCTAATAAATTCAAAAATTAGTATTATCATTTTAACAGGCACTATATTCGCTGTTTTGATTTTGGCTGCAATCATAATTTGGCCCCAAATTAGTATTTCAAGACGAATCGTAGGTATATTACTGGACCTAGTAGCCCTTTCACTTCTTATGGAAACGGCTGCAGATGAGGCAGTATATTTATTTGTTTTTTATCTATGGGTTATTTTGGGTAATGGCTTTAGATATGGGGTTAATTACTTATATGTATCACTAATTGTTGGCTTTACAGGATTTTTGATTGCAATTAATTACGGTGAATATTGGCAACAAAATATACCTATTGCAATTAGTTTATTACTTATTATTACATTAATTCCTTTATATTCGATCTTTTTAATTAATAAGCTTTATGCTGCAATAAATATGGCAGAGAAAGCCAATCAAGCTAAAAGTAGATTCTTAGCGAACATGTCACATGAATTAAGAACACCATTAAATGGTGTATTAGGTTTGGGTGATTTATTGAGAGAAACTGAACTTGAACAAGAACAACGTAATCTTGTTAATACAATGCAAGGATCAGCTAAAATTCTATTAGGGTTAATAGAAAAAGTACTCGATATATCCAAAATTGAAGCGGGGAAAATTGTTATTGCACAAGAGCCTCTCGACTTGCATTCAGTTATTAATTCAGTAATGGCAACACAAAAAGTAATAGCTAAAACTAAATCATTAAATATCACTTCTAATATCAATTCTAATGTCCCTTTTTTATTGAAAGGGGATCAACAATATCTACGACAGATTTTAGTTAATCTTATTGGTAATGCTATAAAATTTACAGATCATGGCTCTATAAATTTAAATATTTATGAAATATCTCAAAAAGAGAATTCTACTCTACTTCGCTTTGAAATTAAGGATACTGGGATTGGCATTGAAAAAAACTTACTCTTTAGTGTATTTGATGACTTCACTCAAGTAGGTATAGCTACAACTCGCCATATTGGTGGGTCAGGCTTAGGTACAACGATATCGAAAGAGTTAGTCGAATTAATGGGGGGAAACATTGGAGTAGAAAGTGAACTAGGTCAAGGTTCTACATTTTGGTTTGAACTTCCTTTTACTATACAACCTAACCCTCTAATAGATATTAGCCAAAACTGTTTATTAATTTTAGCGACTGAAAACACAAAAAAAGCAATCCAACCTTTTCTGAATACATGGAGTTTAACAGCGGACTTTATACTGTCAGAAGAACATGCTATCGCTATGTTAAAAAAAGATTTATCTAAAAATCTAGCTTATAAAACAATGATGATCGATAATTTAAGTTTTTCTGAATTAAAACTTCAAAGTTTTGTTAAACGCTTAAAATCGGAAGAGTTATTAAATGATTTATCTTTAATTTTACTAAACCCTAAACCTATGGGCTTGGAAGATAATAATAAGATTGAGTGTTTTTTCTCATCTATAATCGAAGATCTAAAAGATAAACGCGCATTATTTAACGCTCTACATCAACCTAAAAACTTAGAAGAAAATAATGCCAAAATAATTTCTTTAAGTGAATTTTATACAGCTCAAACCGGTTCGAAGCATTTAAATATATTGATAGCAGAAGATAACAAAGTAAACCAACAGGTACTTTCAGGTATATTGAGACGAGCAGGACACTCTGTAATAATCACCAACGACGGTGAACAAGCGCTGGATGTTTTAGTCAAGGACTTTGATCAAATAGATTTACTTATTGTAGACAAGAATATGCCCAAAAGATCTGGCGATGAAGTTATACAAGCTCTACGTTTTATCGATACAACCCATAGCCTACCTATTATTATGTTGACCGCAGACGCAACAACAGAAGCTAAAGAACTAGGTGTGACATTAGGTATTGATCAATTTCTAACTAAGCCAGTGGACTCTCATGATCTGTTAGAAAAAATTGCAGTTATCTCCAAATCTATTGATAAAAAAATCAGCAATAAATCACCTTTGTCATCCAAAAACAAATTTTCAACTTTTTCAATTGATATAACTGAAGTAAACAATCCATGGTGTAATGGTGAAATTATTAACGCTCTTTATTCATTAGATAACGATATTCAATTTATAGAAAAATTGATTGAAGCCTTTATTAAGGATGGGGATAAACACATCAAACTACTTAATGAAACCGTTTCAAATGATTATTTACAATTTCGAGAATCATTACATGCATTAAAAGGTGCGGCTTCTGAACTTGGTGCTGATAAATTATCTGAAATATGTTCTAAAGGAGAAACTTATAAACCTTACGATATTGGTACAAATAAGCTAACATTTTTATTAAAGGATATTGAAAATACTTATAGTAAAACTGTAGAGACTCTTCACAAAATATTAAATAAAGCCTCCACAGGTAAAAATTAA
- a CDS encoding response regulator, which produces MNNQRQVVIVDDQSTGRMILEKIIQQIADDIKVIDFSDPKKALKWLSNNKVDLIVTDYRMPGLNGVEFIKEVRKTSSGEHIPIMMITVVNDKKVRYEALDVGATAFLTRPIDQIECRTTCRNLLKLHSQHVIIQNRADWLSEQVQLATEQILQREQETILKLAKAGEYRDEDTGNHVIRMAKYSKEIAKQLGLNELECDDIEHAAQMHDIGKIGIPDRVLLKPGRFEPEEWAIMQTHTTIGYEILSGSNSKYMQMGAIIALNHHERFDGTGYPNKLAGTDIPLIARIVSVADVFDALLSVRPYKKAWPLEDVISFLKKNSGTQFDPKCVDAFCKCLDKIEQIQFQYPDVQ; this is translated from the coding sequence TTGAATAACCAAAGGCAAGTCGTTATTGTTGATGATCAATCAACAGGCAGAATGATTTTAGAAAAGATTATCCAGCAAATAGCTGATGATATTAAAGTCATTGATTTTTCAGACCCTAAAAAAGCCCTTAAATGGTTAAGCAATAACAAAGTAGATCTTATCGTAACCGATTATAGAATGCCTGGTTTAAATGGTGTTGAGTTTATTAAAGAAGTTCGTAAAACAAGCAGTGGCGAACATATTCCGATTATGATGATAACAGTTGTTAATGATAAAAAGGTCAGATATGAAGCATTGGATGTAGGTGCAACCGCCTTTTTAACAAGACCCATTGATCAAATTGAATGTCGTACAACTTGTAGAAATTTACTCAAATTACATAGCCAACACGTTATTATCCAAAATAGAGCCGATTGGTTAAGCGAACAAGTCCAACTAGCCACAGAACAAATCCTTCAACGGGAACAAGAAACTATTTTAAAGCTTGCTAAAGCAGGTGAATATAGAGATGAAGATACTGGTAACCATGTTATTAGAATGGCAAAGTACTCTAAAGAAATTGCAAAACAATTAGGGCTAAATGAGCTCGAATGTGATGATATTGAACATGCCGCACAGATGCATGATATTGGTAAAATTGGCATTCCCGATCGTGTTTTATTAAAGCCAGGTAGATTTGAACCTGAAGAATGGGCAATAATGCAAACTCATACCACTATCGGCTATGAAATACTTTCTGGAAGCAATTCAAAATATATGCAAATGGGCGCTATTATTGCCCTTAATCACCATGAAAGATTTGATGGTACTGGCTACCCAAATAAATTAGCAGGTACAGATATCCCATTAATCGCTCGTATCGTTTCTGTCGCAGATGTATTTGACGCCTTGTTATCGGTTCGTCCTTATAAAAAAGCTTGGCCGCTTGAAGATGTAATTTCATTTTTAAAAAAGAACTCAGGTACTCAATTTGATCCAAAATGTGTAGATGCATTTTGTAAATGCTTAGATAAAATAGAACAAATTCAATTTCAATACCCAGATGTTCAGTAA
- a CDS encoding glucosaminidase domain-containing protein yields the protein MKKIIIFTLLSVLFLSACTENLSTSEKLMANPTEIKITSLDDLNAVFKKLHYTPEDWENGVKEVPRLTFESVSPKWQEISKNLPVENKKSIFLRLILPLVLVSNENILREREIVKTAKLISPELISIALKYEVIEDEITALTNANKQTLLKRVNIIPPSLALAQAAEESAWGTSRFALEGNAFFGQWDFSGNGIKPKQQRTELGNYGIARFDSPLGSVEGYMLNINTTSAYKSLRNLRAKQVAANKTFSGLLLAGTLIKYSERGQAYIDGLRSLIRYNKLSVTDDTFLSDNNLVHLVY from the coding sequence ATGAAAAAAATCATCATTTTTACATTACTTAGTGTGTTGTTTTTGTCTGCCTGTACGGAGAATCTGTCGACCTCTGAAAAACTAATGGCTAATCCAACTGAAATAAAAATCACCTCATTAGATGATCTCAATGCGGTATTCAAAAAACTACATTACACCCCTGAAGATTGGGAAAATGGAGTGAAAGAAGTACCTCGATTAACGTTTGAAAGTGTTAGTCCAAAATGGCAAGAAATCTCTAAAAATCTACCCGTAGAAAATAAAAAAAGTATTTTTCTACGTTTAATATTACCGTTAGTTTTAGTCTCAAATGAAAATATTTTGCGTGAACGAGAAATCGTTAAAACCGCTAAATTAATCTCTCCTGAACTGATTTCTATTGCGCTTAAATATGAAGTTATTGAAGATGAAATAACGGCTTTAACCAATGCAAACAAACAAACATTATTGAAGCGCGTTAATATTATTCCACCTTCTTTAGCGTTAGCACAAGCGGCGGAAGAGAGTGCATGGGGAACTTCACGATTTGCACTTGAGGGAAATGCGTTTTTTGGGCAATGGGATTTTAGCGGCAATGGCATTAAACCAAAACAACAACGTACTGAATTAGGTAATTACGGCATTGCTCGTTTTGATAGTCCTTTAGGCTCAGTGGAAGGGTACATGTTAAACATTAATACTACTTCTGCTTATAAGTCACTGCGTAATTTACGCGCTAAACAAGTGGCTGCTAATAAAACTTTTTCCGGTTTATTATTGGCTGGTACCTTGATCAAATATTCTGAACGTGGTCAAGCTTATATCGACGGACTTCGTAGTTTAATTCGTTATAACAAACTAAGCGTAACCGATGATACTTTTTTATCAGACAATAATTTAGTGCATCTCGTCTACTAA
- a CDS encoding outer membrane protein transport protein: MRTRMQGLHLFKKTLLVSALSLSALQVNAAGFQLNSQSATGLGRAFAGDAVIADNASVMARNAAAMALFDKTAVSLGVNFLKTDISISDGVYTGPTAPSGTSSNYDDAGGVSVSPNIHVIFPINDKFAIGANLYSNFGTRTDFDDSFTGSEFGGLTDVKSLNLGLAASYRINQQWSVGAGIDIIYGVGELKRTLDIGVAEITALDADVDGFAVGFNLGAVFELNKNNRFGLSYHYSPELEVEGDVTRNNVTTENDSLYLGLPDMAEFSGYHRITDTKYAVHYSVQWIGWSSFDTLESDATGTVSTYKWKDTMHFSIGGTYYLNETWTLRTGYMYDMSAQDEVTSISVPDSDRQWFSGGFTYHFSESSNVDFGATYLLGKNVSVSESTALSSITGTTHADALLVAVQYSHEF; encoded by the coding sequence ATGCGCACTCGGATGCAAGGACTTCATTTATTTAAAAAAACACTACTCGTTAGTGCTCTTTCTCTTTCTGCTTTGCAAGTCAATGCAGCGGGCTTTCAATTAAATTCACAATCTGCAACAGGGTTAGGTCGTGCTTTTGCAGGTGATGCTGTTATTGCTGATAATGCGTCAGTTATGGCTCGTAATGCAGCAGCAATGGCATTGTTTGATAAAACAGCGGTATCTTTAGGTGTTAACTTTTTAAAGACTGATATTTCAATATCAGATGGTGTCTATACAGGACCAACAGCTCCTAGTGGAACAAGTTCAAATTATGATGATGCAGGTGGTGTTTCTGTTTCACCTAATATTCACGTTATTTTTCCAATTAACGATAAGTTTGCTATTGGCGCTAATTTGTATAGTAATTTTGGTACTCGAACGGATTTTGATGATTCCTTTACAGGTTCAGAGTTTGGTGGATTGACCGATGTTAAAAGTTTGAATTTAGGGTTAGCCGCTTCTTACCGTATCAACCAACAATGGAGTGTTGGTGCTGGGATCGATATTATTTATGGAGTAGGGGAGTTAAAACGAACCCTAGATATTGGAGTTGCTGAAATTACTGCCTTAGATGCTGATGTTGATGGCTTTGCTGTAGGTTTTAATTTAGGTGCCGTATTTGAATTAAATAAAAATAATCGTTTTGGATTGTCTTATCATTATAGCCCTGAGTTAGAAGTAGAGGGGGATGTTACTCGTAATAATGTAACCACTGAAAATGATTCTTTATATTTAGGATTGCCTGATATGGCTGAATTTTCTGGTTACCACCGTATTACAGATACCAAATATGCGGTTCATTATAGTGTTCAATGGATTGGTTGGTCTTCATTCGACACATTAGAGTCTGACGCTACAGGTACAGTGAGTACTTATAAGTGGAAAGATACAATGCACTTTTCAATTGGTGGCACTTATTACTTAAATGAAACTTGGACATTACGTACAGGCTATATGTACGACATGAGCGCTCAAGATGAGGTGACTTCAATCTCAGTACCTGACTCAGATCGCCAATGGTTCTCAGGCGGCTTTACTTATCACTTCTCTGAAAGCAGCAATGTGGATTTTGGTGCTACTTATTTGTTAGGTAAAAACGTATCTGTTTCAGAAAGCACTGCATTATCATCTATCACCGGTACAACACATGCTGATGCATTATTAGTAGCGGTACAATATAGCCACGAATTTTAG
- a CDS encoding RnfH family protein, translating into MNQLIDIEVVYGLPHKQVLLSLKVPSGTTIENCIKLSGIVKHFPEIIPSKAVVGIFSKPDKLENTVKQGDRIEIYRPLTADPKEMRKLRAEKAKQAKNN; encoded by the coding sequence ATGAATCAGTTAATTGATATAGAGGTCGTTTACGGCCTCCCTCATAAACAAGTGTTATTGTCCTTAAAAGTACCTAGCGGCACGACTATTGAAAACTGTATTAAGCTATCGGGTATTGTTAAACACTTTCCAGAAATTATCCCAAGTAAAGCGGTTGTTGGTATTTTTAGTAAACCAGATAAATTAGAAAACACTGTCAAACAAGGTGATCGTATTGAAATTTATCGCCCATTAACAGCAGATCCGAAAGAAATGCGTAAGTTACGCGCTGAAAAAGCCAAACAAGCTAAAAACAACTAA
- a CDS encoding type II toxin-antitoxin system RatA family toxin: MAQVSRSALLMYSAQEMYQLVNDVDAYPEFLPGCSETSVLVDQANLMKASIKVSKAGISQTFVTENALVPGKSIAMNLVEGPFKHLTGGWTFTELDEQACKVSLDLEFEFSNSLIELAFGRIFHELIGSMVKSFSSRAKTVYGSR, from the coding sequence ATGGCTCAAGTATCACGTAGCGCATTGTTGATGTATAGCGCACAAGAAATGTATCAACTAGTGAATGATGTGGATGCTTATCCTGAGTTTTTGCCTGGTTGTAGTGAAACGTCTGTATTAGTCGACCAAGCTAATTTAATGAAAGCGTCTATTAAAGTCTCTAAAGCAGGTATTAGCCAAACCTTTGTTACTGAGAATGCACTTGTACCAGGGAAGTCGATTGCAATGAATTTGGTTGAAGGCCCTTTTAAGCATTTAACAGGTGGTTGGACTTTTACTGAATTAGATGAACAAGCATGTAAAGTGAGTTTAGATTTAGAGTTTGAGTTTAGTAACTCTCTTATTGAGTTAGCTTTTGGTCGTATTTTTCATGAGTTGATCGGTTCTATGGTGAAATCATTTTCTAGTAGAGCTAAAACAGTTTACGGTAGCCGTTAA
- the smpB gene encoding SsrA-binding protein SmpB: MAKKNSKPKNNDNTIARNKRASHEYHLEERFEAGIELQGWEVKSLRAGKANIADSYIFLKNGEAFLLNATFPPLLAASSHVVCDPLRYRKLLLKRRELDNLVGKVERQGYSIIPISLYWKHAWVKISFALAKGKQDHDKRSDVKDREWQVQKERMMKHSVR; encoded by the coding sequence ATGGCTAAAAAAAACTCAAAACCAAAAAATAACGACAATACGATTGCACGTAACAAACGTGCTTCTCATGAATACCACTTAGAGGAACGCTTTGAAGCGGGAATTGAGTTACAAGGTTGGGAAGTAAAATCTTTACGCGCAGGTAAAGCAAATATTGCAGATAGTTATATCTTCTTAAAAAATGGAGAGGCTTTCTTACTTAATGCAACATTTCCACCATTGCTCGCAGCATCATCACACGTAGTTTGTGATCCTTTACGTTATCGTAAATTATTACTTAAACGCCGTGAGCTTGATAACTTAGTCGGTAAAGTTGAACGACAGGGTTACTCTATTATTCCAATTTCACTCTATTGGAAACATGCGTGGGTAAAAATCTCGTTTGCTTTAGCAAAAGGTAAACAAGATCACGACAAACGTAGTGATGTTAAAGATCGTGAATGGCAAGTTCAAAAAGAACGTATGATGAAGCATAGCGTTCGATAA